The Petrocella atlantisensis genome has a window encoding:
- a CDS encoding LacI family DNA-binding transcriptional regulator, which translates to MNIKDIAKATGVSSATVSRVINNSGYVKEDTRKKIMKVINDNNYIPSAVARSLSIQDTASIGVIIPDIENPFFSSVIRGISDVAEKNNYNILFFGTNENQAIEHSYLKTVQGQRLKGVIITPISENDMETREYLIRLNNSGVPVVLVDRSIRDTEFDGVFIDNIQSAYEGVESLIHAGHKKIAIITGPETSKPGKERLLGYKKAMKAYKLDVLDKYIAQGDFKVEKAYKRTKELLELSMPPTAIFTSNNLTTLGCLKYLTEKNLEIGKDLSIMGFDDIETLKMIDFKLSVIDRDAKLQGQEAMKLLIERLENKNYQSEFKKIILPHSVILRGSEQIIKLI; encoded by the coding sequence ATGAATATAAAAGATATTGCAAAAGCCACAGGAGTTTCATCTGCAACTGTATCAAGAGTTATTAATAATTCAGGATATGTTAAAGAAGATACTAGAAAAAAAATAATGAAAGTTATAAATGATAATAATTATATTCCGAGTGCAGTAGCTAGAAGCCTAAGTATTCAAGATACGGCTAGTATTGGAGTTATCATACCAGATATTGAAAATCCATTTTTTTCTAGTGTAATAAGAGGCATAAGCGATGTTGCAGAAAAGAATAACTATAACATTCTATTTTTTGGAACAAATGAAAATCAGGCTATAGAGCATTCTTATTTAAAAACTGTGCAAGGGCAAAGATTGAAAGGTGTTATAATAACACCTATTTCAGAAAATGATATGGAAACCAGAGAATACTTAATTAGATTAAATAATTCGGGAGTTCCAGTAGTATTAGTCGATCGTAGTATAAGAGATACAGAATTTGATGGTGTATTTATTGATAATATTCAAAGCGCATATGAAGGCGTTGAATCTCTAATTCATGCAGGTCACAAAAAAATTGCTATAATTACGGGTCCTGAAACATCGAAGCCTGGTAAAGAACGATTATTAGGTTATAAAAAAGCTATGAAGGCTTATAAATTAGATGTTCTGGATAAATATATTGCTCAAGGTGATTTTAAAGTAGAAAAAGCATATAAAAGGACTAAAGAGTTGCTTGAATTATCTATGCCACCAACAGCTATATTTACATCAAATAACTTAACAACATTAGGTTGCTTAAAATATTTAACAGAGAAAAATTTGGAAATTGGAAAAGATTTATCAATCATGGGTTTTGATGATATTGAGACTTTAAAAATGATTGATTTCAAATTATCAGTTATAGACCGTGATGCAAAACTTCAAGGACAAGAAGCGATGAAATTGCTTATTGAAAGACTTGAAAATAAGAATTATCAATCTGAGTTCAAAAAAATTATATTACCACACAGTGTCATATTAAGAGGTTCAGAACAAATAATAAAATTAATTTAA